The following coding sequences are from one Pelagovum sp. HNIBRBA483 window:
- a CDS encoding response regulator transcription factor, with the protein MSQLAEAIECEAIALARYTRGTGGEARAIVYDTLPARSQLPRLSRSFAKDVLGKYFEFPKAGSIWMSSMMDDDTDGGLRQFQARRRFTELAVVPVSVGEKAVEFLEFHFVHELQHDSHAVLNLTVDTLVRTWRNRKPGLLTEAILRRKAAEPVMDIATPILSHENPARLSRAEFRLCLMFSRGYSNEAAQDELGISESTLRTHLRHIYQKTGTGSHSELVYRLLAAPAAAIPEKRIA; encoded by the coding sequence TTGAGCCAACTTGCTGAGGCGATTGAGTGTGAGGCTATCGCATTGGCCCGCTACACCCGTGGAACAGGGGGTGAGGCGCGGGCGATTGTGTATGATACGCTTCCTGCCCGTTCGCAATTGCCGCGTTTGTCGCGCTCCTTTGCGAAGGATGTTCTTGGTAAATATTTTGAATTCCCGAAGGCGGGCAGCATCTGGATGTCGTCGATGATGGATGACGACACCGATGGAGGCCTGCGCCAGTTTCAAGCGCGTCGCCGCTTCACGGAACTCGCTGTTGTTCCTGTCTCGGTGGGTGAGAAAGCCGTTGAATTCCTTGAATTTCACTTCGTTCACGAGTTGCAGCACGACAGCCACGCCGTGCTTAACCTCACGGTCGATACGCTTGTCCGTACATGGCGCAACCGCAAGCCGGGTTTGCTGACGGAGGCCATTCTGCGCCGTAAGGCGGCCGAGCCGGTGATGGACATCGCGACGCCGATCCTCAGCCATGAAAACCCCGCGCGCCTGAGCCGCGCCGAGTTCCGCCTGTGCCTGATGTTCAGCCGCGGCTATTCAAATGAAGCTGCGCAGGATGAGCTGGGCATTTCGGAGTCCACGTTGCGCACCCATCTACGCCACATCTATCAAAAGACGGGAACCGGCTCACATTCCGAACTTGTCTATCGTTTGCTAGCGGCACCGGCAGCTGCGATCCCGGAAAAACGGATCGCTTGA
- a CDS encoding type II secretion system F family protein, which produces MQEWFERLSLQFGLTINQVIIAGIGLGVLMVFWSLISLYRDRNPAADRIAQVASHRERRADFGILKAADADPTGLLRSFVPSEAERRSALRLRLEQGGFSRPSALRNYLLVRVFLGFGGPAIFLVLYQISTVPSVTLPGLVGLSQLTRLEVFQILGLLVAVGYYLPVLWLNSRVTERQQRITDSFPNALDLMQVSLEAGLGFDSAMTRVGNELSLISPDIAAEFLTVQRQIAAGRARGEAMRGMAERTGVEMVFAFANVVQQSMQFGTSMAQALTTYADEMREYRETKAQEMANKLPVKMSAVLAAFIMPALLLITLGPIAIRFVRSFAAVG; this is translated from the coding sequence ATGCAGGAATGGTTTGAAAGGCTCTCTCTTCAATTCGGTCTGACCATTAATCAGGTCATCATCGCGGGAATTGGCCTTGGCGTCCTGATGGTGTTTTGGAGCCTGATCTCGCTCTATCGGGATCGCAATCCCGCTGCCGACCGGATCGCCCAAGTGGCATCGCACCGTGAACGCCGCGCTGATTTTGGTATTCTGAAGGCCGCTGACGCAGACCCGACAGGTCTGCTCAGGTCCTTCGTGCCGAGTGAGGCCGAGCGGCGCAGCGCGTTGCGCCTGCGGTTGGAGCAAGGCGGCTTCTCCCGCCCGTCGGCGCTGCGCAATTATCTTCTTGTGCGCGTTTTTCTTGGCTTTGGCGGGCCAGCGATCTTTCTGGTGCTGTATCAAATCAGCACCGTGCCCAGTGTTACGCTGCCCGGTCTTGTCGGGCTTTCGCAATTAACGCGGCTCGAAGTCTTTCAAATCCTCGGTTTGTTGGTGGCGGTTGGCTACTATCTCCCCGTTCTGTGGCTCAATTCTCGCGTTACCGAAAGGCAGCAGCGGATCACCGATTCCTTTCCCAACGCGCTTGATCTGATGCAGGTATCACTGGAGGCCGGTCTTGGTTTTGACTCCGCGATGACCCGCGTTGGCAACGAGCTGTCCCTGATTTCGCCGGACATCGCGGCAGAGTTCCTCACTGTACAACGGCAGATTGCCGCAGGCCGCGCGCGTGGCGAGGCGATGCGCGGCATGGCCGAACGCACTGGCGTCGAGATGGTCTTTGCCTTCGCCAATGTGGTGCAGCAATCCATGCAATTCGGTACGTCAATGGCGCAAGCCCTGACGACCTATGCCGACGAAATGCGCGAATATCGCGAGACGAAAGCACAGGAGATGGCGAACAAGCTGCCGGTCAAAATGTCAGCGGTGCTTGCGGCCTTCATCATGCCGGCGCTCTTGCTGATCACGCTCGGGCCGATTGCCATCCGCTTCGTCCGGAGTTTTGCAGCAGTTGGTTGA
- a CDS encoding type II secretion system F family protein, producing MEALLESQQVIYLVYIGLAVGVFFAVTGVGQLLSRNEGRNEARSRRLKLLAKGATTEEVLAVLTPVNASQGLRIPIFGSLSKDLQQAGLAMRLGQFLMLCTGGALLIAIVLSAIVDGGIAALAGLLVAFGIPIFLVKQARNRRRTKLIHQLPDALDLMARGLRVGHPLNTSIGAVANEMPDPIGTEFGIVFDQVSFGDDLPDAFAEFAERVDAEDARYLSASIGIQYGTGGDLARVISVLSRVIRSRISMRNKIQAISSEGRISGWILSLLPMGIYGAASVMAPGFYTSVSDDPLYPPLMGAIGFLVVMNIIVLRRLVNIRV from the coding sequence ATGGAAGCGCTTCTCGAAAGCCAGCAGGTCATCTACCTCGTTTACATCGGTTTGGCCGTGGGTGTGTTCTTCGCTGTGACAGGGGTTGGGCAACTGCTCAGCCGCAACGAGGGGCGCAACGAGGCGCGTAGCCGTCGCCTTAAGTTGCTCGCCAAAGGCGCCACGACCGAGGAGGTGCTGGCCGTACTCACCCCAGTGAACGCGTCCCAAGGCCTCCGGATCCCGATTTTTGGATCGCTCTCGAAGGATCTGCAACAGGCGGGACTCGCCATGCGGCTTGGGCAATTCCTGATGTTATGCACCGGCGGAGCGCTGTTGATTGCCATCGTGCTGTCCGCGATTGTCGATGGGGGGATCGCCGCACTGGCAGGGCTGTTGGTCGCTTTCGGGATTCCGATTTTTCTGGTCAAACAGGCCCGTAACCGGCGGCGCACCAAATTGATCCACCAGCTGCCGGATGCGCTTGACCTTATGGCGCGCGGTTTGCGCGTGGGGCACCCGCTCAACACCTCCATTGGCGCGGTCGCCAATGAAATGCCTGACCCGATCGGCACTGAATTCGGTATCGTGTTCGATCAGGTGAGCTTTGGTGATGATCTGCCCGATGCCTTTGCCGAATTCGCCGAAAGGGTGGATGCGGAAGATGCCCGATATCTCTCCGCCAGCATCGGCATCCAATACGGGACGGGCGGCGATCTTGCGCGCGTGATCTCGGTACTGTCGCGGGTTATCCGCAGCCGCATCTCCATGCGCAACAAGATCCAGGCGATCTCTTCGGAGGGGCGCATTTCGGGCTGGATTCTGTCGCTGCTGCCAATGGGCATCTACGGCGCGGCCTCGGTCATGGCGCCCGGTTTTTACACCAGCGTGAGTGACGATCCGCTCTATCCGCCGCTGATGGGTGCGATCGGGTTCTTGGTCGTGATGAATATTATTGTTTTGCGTCGGTTGGTGAATATCCGCGTTTGA
- a CDS encoding CpaF family protein, with translation MFKQFSKQDSGDKSKVVALKTVDAAPPAPAPQKSDREDKELLKFLELKSKLHDELLERLNYSVIDKIEPENLRREVTALAREVLAEIKTPLRSDDFQRLVDELLHEVLGLGPLEPLLADPTINDILVNGHKQVFVERAGRLELTKTRFRDEKHLLRIIDKIVTRIGRRVDESVPWVDARLEDGSRVNAIIRPCAIDGPSMSIRKFSKMPYTMDRLIQAGALSEQAAGLLRGLVRARMNILISGGTGSGKTTMLNAMSASIGDHERIVTIEDAAELQLQQIHVVRLETRPPNPSGNGAVNQRDLVRNALRMRPDRIIVGEVRGAETFDMLQAMNTGHDGSMTTVHANSARDALGRVEQMVTTMGVDMPLSAIRSQIASGLHFVVQLLRLADGKRRVMSISEITGMEGDVVTMQDIFIFRKMGVSDDGEVLGEFIPTGIRPQAYDALVAAGVEDLLVGFNNNKGGR, from the coding sequence ATGTTCAAGCAATTCAGCAAGCAAGATTCCGGTGATAAGTCCAAGGTTGTCGCTCTAAAAACCGTCGATGCAGCGCCCCCGGCCCCCGCGCCGCAAAAATCTGATCGTGAAGATAAGGAGCTCCTCAAGTTCCTTGAGTTGAAGAGCAAACTTCACGACGAACTTCTGGAGCGGTTAAACTACTCGGTGATCGATAAGATCGAACCTGAAAACCTCCGCCGCGAGGTGACTGCGCTGGCGCGCGAGGTTCTGGCCGAGATCAAGACACCCCTGAGGAGTGACGACTTTCAGCGGCTGGTCGACGAACTGCTCCATGAGGTGCTGGGTCTTGGCCCCTTGGAGCCGCTTCTGGCAGACCCGACGATCAATGATATTCTGGTTAACGGCCATAAGCAGGTCTTTGTCGAACGGGCAGGGCGGCTCGAATTGACCAAGACCCGCTTCCGCGACGAAAAGCATCTCCTCCGTATCATCGACAAGATCGTGACCCGCATCGGCCGCCGCGTCGATGAATCCGTGCCTTGGGTCGATGCCCGCCTTGAGGATGGCAGCCGCGTGAACGCGATCATTCGTCCCTGCGCGATCGACGGGCCGTCCATGTCGATCCGGAAATTCTCCAAGATGCCCTACACGATGGACCGCCTGATTCAGGCGGGCGCATTGTCCGAGCAGGCCGCCGGTCTGTTGCGCGGCTTGGTGCGGGCGCGGATGAATATCCTGATCTCCGGCGGCACCGGCTCCGGTAAAACCACGATGCTCAACGCGATGTCGGCCAGCATCGGCGATCACGAGCGTATCGTGACCATCGAAGACGCCGCCGAATTGCAGCTCCAGCAGATTCATGTTGTCCGGCTTGAAACCCGCCCGCCCAATCCATCCGGTAATGGTGCGGTCAACCAGCGCGATCTGGTGCGTAACGCTCTGCGGATGCGCCCCGACCGCATCATCGTGGGCGAGGTCCGCGGCGCGGAAACCTTTGACATGCTGCAAGCCATGAACACCGGCCACGACGGTTCGATGACCACCGTGCACGCCAACTCCGCCCGCGATGCGCTGGGCCGCGTCGAGCAGATGGTCACCACGATGGGGGTTGATATGCCCCTCTCCGCGATCCGTTCGCAAATCGCCTCTGGCCTGCATTTCGTCGTGCAACTGTTGCGCCTCGCCGATGGCAAGCGTCGCGTGATGAGCATCTCCGAGATCACCGGCATGGAAGGCGATGTTGTGACCATGCAAGACATCTTCATCTTCCGCAAAATGGGCGTCTCTGATGATGGCGAGGTGCTGGGAGAGTTCATTCCGACGGGCATTCGTCCGCAAGCCTATGATGCCCTCGTCGCAGCGGGGGTCGAGGATCTGCTCGTCGGCTTCAACAACAACAAAGGCGGCAGATAA
- a CDS encoding CpaE family protein yields the protein MKEQAIKIALLAPQDGEAVAAAEGLEKRKGLRITKRAEHLAKVNGNGVALAKSHDIIVFHAGSVDDADLKAISGMKAEGKSAKLVAIASETMKVSDLFRLRNAGVTEVIPDSITPDDLYEQLLSYAKSLSAEARSGEAAQTHPHLRRGRIIAVTQSLGGIGSTTVAANLADQLQERSSRFSRTEANKVVLVDLDIQFGTIAAALDLEANELLFDLAMNGDVPDAFVIEEAVHRMDSGLAVLAAPDQFAPLDALKPEQLKALIANLRLRFDYIVVDLPRALVDWLSPLVQETDLMLMVTDTSVPSIRQAHRLIRFYTEEKNDLEVQIVVNREAKPLFKRRHHKAAEKALERSLMHWLPEDPRAAGKAIDHGAPVSKVARRSALNKSISRLGRSARKTLEETKKQPKVVKE from the coding sequence ATGAAAGAGCAAGCGATTAAAATTGCCCTACTCGCGCCGCAAGACGGCGAGGCAGTCGCTGCTGCCGAGGGTCTGGAGAAGCGCAAAGGCCTGCGTATTACAAAGCGCGCCGAACATCTCGCAAAGGTCAACGGAAATGGCGTCGCCCTTGCAAAGAGTCACGACATTATCGTTTTCCACGCTGGCAGCGTGGACGATGCCGATCTGAAAGCCATCAGCGGCATGAAGGCGGAAGGCAAAAGCGCGAAACTCGTGGCCATCGCCAGCGAAACGATGAAAGTTTCAGACCTTTTCCGCCTGCGAAATGCGGGCGTCACGGAGGTGATCCCCGATAGCATCACGCCTGATGATCTCTACGAGCAGCTTCTTTCCTATGCCAAATCCCTGTCGGCCGAAGCCCGTTCCGGCGAAGCGGCGCAGACGCATCCGCATCTGCGGCGTGGGCGGATCATCGCGGTGACGCAATCGCTGGGCGGCATCGGCTCAACCACGGTCGCGGCCAACCTTGCCGACCAATTGCAGGAACGGTCGAGCCGTTTTTCCCGCACGGAGGCAAATAAGGTCGTTTTGGTTGATCTCGATATCCAGTTCGGCACCATCGCCGCCGCTTTGGATCTGGAAGCCAACGAGCTGCTCTTCGATCTGGCCATGAACGGGGATGTTCCCGATGCTTTCGTCATTGAAGAGGCCGTCCACCGGATGGACTCCGGTCTGGCCGTGCTGGCCGCCCCCGATCAGTTTGCCCCCTTGGATGCATTGAAGCCCGAACAGCTCAAGGCGCTAATTGCCAATCTGCGACTGCGTTTCGATTACATCGTCGTGGACCTGCCCCGCGCGTTGGTCGATTGGCTTTCGCCCTTGGTCCAGGAAACGGATCTAATGTTGATGGTGACCGATACCTCGGTTCCCTCCATCCGTCAGGCACACAGGCTCATCAGATTCTACACCGAGGAAAAAAACGACCTCGAGGTGCAGATTGTAGTCAATAGGGAAGCGAAACCACTCTTTAAGCGACGGCATCACAAAGCCGCCGAAAAAGCATTGGAACGCTCGCTTATGCATTGGCTCCCCGAAGATCCGCGCGCAGCGGGTAAGGCCATCGATCATGGTGCGCCGGTGTCGAAGGTCGCGCGCCGTTCGGCACTCAACAAATCCATCTCACGTCTCGGCCGTTCGGCGCGGAAGACGCTGGAAGAGACAAAGAAACAGCCGAAGGTCGTGAAGGAGTAA
- a CDS encoding TadE/TadG family type IV pilus assembly protein encodes MNGIRTRFQRDEQGATMVELGLVLPVFLLIFLGMIDFGRLAFHIATAEKAMYLAARIATVRAAACPDVPTHNTRGTIDPNVTPPRFGKKCSGGANVCSNPGDISCTGDSSNATALEIWNRIQLTLPPGTTISNLKFTYSRDIDLGFLGGPYVPIVTVELQGVSFGFISPLGGLMALASGDSSAADGWSATIPFPAMSTSIPGEDLALGTDG; translated from the coding sequence ATGAACGGCATACGCACACGCTTCCAGCGGGACGAACAAGGCGCAACCATGGTTGAGCTGGGTCTGGTCCTGCCGGTATTCCTGCTGATTTTCCTCGGCATGATTGATTTTGGTCGGTTGGCGTTTCACATCGCGACCGCTGAAAAGGCGATGTACCTTGCCGCGCGGATCGCCACCGTTCGCGCAGCAGCCTGCCCTGATGTTCCGACGCATAACACGCGCGGCACCATTGACCCGAATGTGACCCCGCCCCGCTTCGGGAAAAAGTGTTCGGGCGGGGCCAATGTCTGTAGCAATCCCGGAGATATCAGCTGCACAGGCGATAGTTCGAATGCGACCGCGCTCGAGATCTGGAACCGCATTCAGCTGACATTGCCGCCGGGGACGACGATTTCGAATTTGAAGTTCACCTATTCACGAGACATCGATCTGGGCTTCCTTGGTGGGCCTTACGTCCCGATCGTGACAGTCGAATTACAAGGAGTCAGTTTCGGTTTCATTTCTCCGCTTGGCGGGCTGATGGCGCTTGCCAGCGGTGACAGCAGCGCCGCCGACGGATGGAGCGCGACGATTCCATTTCCAGCAATGAGTACGTCCATACCCGGCGAAGATTTGGCGCTTGGGACAGATGGTTAA
- a CDS encoding TadE/TadG family type IV pilus assembly protein, whose product MGAIKHILHRLGGFQRREDGAALVEFGLLLPMLVILFGVTIEGARIFWGYQNVSAGVRDAARYVSRVAPRNTCSAGTSLASFQSDAENIIKLTLDGASPFIPGVTVTSVSVTHSCKSGNYRNSPVAVAVVTADVRFEIPFAPLIALGGTQPVTFTTSIFDQSRVFGI is encoded by the coding sequence ATGGGGGCAATCAAACATATCCTTCATCGCTTAGGCGGCTTCCAGCGCCGCGAAGATGGCGCGGCCTTGGTCGAATTCGGCTTGCTGCTTCCAATGCTGGTGATCCTCTTCGGCGTGACCATCGAAGGCGCGCGGATTTTCTGGGGTTATCAGAACGTCTCCGCTGGGGTGCGCGATGCCGCGCGTTACGTTTCACGGGTCGCACCGCGCAACACCTGTTCGGCGGGAACGTCACTCGCCTCATTCCAGTCCGACGCGGAAAACATCATTAAACTGACGCTGGACGGTGCCTCCCCCTTTATTCCGGGCGTAACCGTGACCAGCGTGAGCGTGACCCATAGCTGCAAGAGCGGGAATTACCGCAACTCTCCGGTCGCCGTTGCCGTGGTCACGGCAGATGTCCGGTTCGAAATCCCCTTCGCGCCACTGATCGCGCTGGGCGGTACCCAGCCAGTGACGTTCACGACCTCCATTTTCGATCAAAGCCGGGTGTTCGGGATATGA
- a CDS encoding pilus assembly protein TadG-related protein encodes MGPNRTIRDFAEDEEGALIIIVAAALVVLIGLIALSFDLGRVGVTQTDLQGYADSIALAAAGELDGGSDAITRAQAAAANLIADQKILGSGDNTLFGESDYTLVFLTDLPADDNAVASSTTTESEDAAYVQATTMQSTVGLTFGAAMKSLLGQTSTDPVVSATAIAGFVSYACDVTPLMFCLPSGTFKAEDNIGTQLLLRSGGSGAAWGPGDFGFVDPSSLAFDLAGPCAGLSGANLYTCLLAVQNTITECFAQRGIDMEPGQRVGLADAAFNVRFDIFRTSLQSKVNDPDYAPAPNVIKGVIPNGGGSCIGGNEQPSPDTMSLPRDACFALGTCDHGNRIGDGDWATDRITYENVNYGGAPLWAPGANATRYQYYLAEIANSGGAGSSTAILPAGLSETGRPECSNQQSSDVRRRNVFAAGVDCAANPINGATSNVPVEEFFELFLTEPVGSDGNSPPTLDLWAEVVGSASGGSSVAGGVFHDIVQLYR; translated from the coding sequence ATGGGACCCAACCGCACCATAAGAGATTTCGCGGAAGACGAGGAAGGCGCGCTGATCATCATCGTTGCCGCCGCCTTGGTGGTGCTGATCGGCTTGATCGCTCTGTCTTTTGATCTTGGTCGCGTGGGCGTCACCCAAACTGATTTGCAGGGCTATGCCGATTCAATCGCGCTCGCCGCTGCGGGTGAGCTGGATGGCGGATCAGATGCGATCACCCGCGCACAAGCCGCCGCAGCCAACCTGATTGCCGATCAAAAGATCTTGGGCAGCGGTGACAATACACTCTTTGGCGAGTCGGATTACACGCTCGTTTTCCTCACCGATCTGCCTGCTGATGACAACGCCGTGGCAAGCAGCACCACGACCGAATCCGAAGATGCGGCCTATGTGCAGGCCACCACGATGCAATCGACCGTTGGCCTGACCTTCGGCGCGGCCATGAAATCGCTCTTGGGGCAGACGAGCACTGATCCGGTAGTTTCAGCGACCGCAATCGCGGGCTTTGTTTCCTACGCCTGTGATGTCACGCCGCTCATGTTCTGCCTGCCAAGCGGCACCTTCAAAGCTGAGGACAATATCGGAACGCAGCTTCTATTGCGGTCGGGCGGCTCCGGTGCCGCATGGGGGCCGGGTGACTTCGGTTTCGTTGATCCGAGCTCTCTCGCATTTGATCTTGCAGGCCCGTGCGCCGGCCTGTCCGGGGCGAACCTCTATACCTGCCTTCTGGCGGTGCAAAACACGATTACTGAATGTTTCGCCCAGCGCGGCATCGATATGGAACCGGGTCAGAGAGTGGGCCTGGCGGATGCTGCGTTCAACGTGCGTTTCGATATCTTCCGCACGTCGTTGCAATCAAAGGTCAACGATCCGGACTATGCACCCGCCCCTAATGTGATCAAGGGTGTCATCCCAAACGGTGGCGGCTCATGCATCGGCGGTAACGAACAGCCTTCGCCTGATACGATGAGCCTGCCGCGCGATGCGTGTTTCGCGCTTGGCACTTGCGATCATGGCAACCGCATCGGCGATGGCGACTGGGCCACCGATCGCATCACTTATGAGAATGTGAATTATGGCGGCGCGCCGCTTTGGGCACCCGGCGCGAATGCAACGCGCTACCAATACTACCTTGCCGAAATCGCCAATTCCGGCGGGGCAGGCAGCAGCACGGCGATCCTTCCCGCAGGGCTCTCGGAAACCGGCCGCCCTGAATGCTCGAACCAGCAATCTTCTGATGTGCGCCGCCGGAATGTCTTTGCCGCAGGTGTGGATTGCGCCGCCAATCCGATCAACGGCGCGACAAGTAACGTCCCCGTGGAGGAGTTCTTCGAGTTGTTCCTGACGGAGCCTGTCGGTTCGGACGGAAACTCGCCGCCAACGCTCGATCTCTGGGCCGAGGTTGTTGGCTCCGCGAGTGGTGGTTCCAGCGTCGCAGGCGGTGTCTTCCACGATATTGTGCAGCTGTACAGGTGA
- the cpaB gene encoding Flp pilus assembly protein CpaB, with protein sequence MNMMSVMTAIVGLGIAGGSAYLARDFVETQTAQPVVVEEQQLIEVIVASRDIPFGQPIEAHMLTTIEWPANSVPEGIYSDYASLLPQDGGEPRRARRAISQGELILAGKVSDYGEKVTIVQTLGPNRRAMAIRVSAETAVGGFVTPGDYVDIVLTQGRGTDLRAVTIMQNIRVIGVDQRSDEQSDTPEIARTVTVDVSPEQSQTLALAQQAGRLSLTLRNFNDSEDGPLQSTRLSDVLQDLSPVPDLDRPPTIVIRRGTQVTVQENN encoded by the coding sequence ATGAACATGATGTCTGTAATGACTGCGATCGTTGGCCTAGGTATCGCCGGAGGATCGGCATATCTCGCGCGCGATTTCGTCGAGACCCAGACAGCGCAACCAGTCGTGGTTGAAGAGCAGCAACTGATTGAAGTCATTGTTGCCTCCCGCGATATCCCGTTCGGTCAACCGATCGAGGCCCATATGCTGACAACGATCGAATGGCCTGCCAATTCGGTCCCCGAAGGCATCTATTCTGATTACGCATCACTTTTGCCACAAGATGGCGGCGAGCCGCGCCGCGCGCGCCGCGCCATATCGCAAGGCGAATTGATCCTTGCTGGTAAGGTTTCCGACTACGGCGAAAAAGTCACCATCGTCCAAACGCTCGGCCCGAACCGCCGCGCGATGGCGATCCGCGTCAGCGCCGAAACAGCAGTTGGCGGCTTTGTGACTCCGGGCGATTATGTGGATATCGTGCTGACGCAAGGTCGCGGCACGGATCTGCGCGCGGTGACGATCATGCAAAATATCCGCGTCATCGGCGTCGACCAGAGATCGGACGAGCAATCCGATACGCCAGAGATCGCCCGCACCGTTACCGTCGATGTCTCGCCCGAACAGAGCCAGACGTTGGCGCTGGCCCAGCAGGCCGGTCGCCTGAGCCTGACGCTTCGCAACTTCAACGACTCTGAAGATGGCCCCCTGCAATCCACCCGCCTCAGCGATGTCTTGCAGGATCTCTCGCCTGTTCCTGATCTCGATCGCCCGCCGACGATCGTGATCCGTCGCGGCACGCAAGTCACCGTTCAGGAAAACAACTGA
- a CDS encoding Flp family type IVb pilin has translation MITKLISHAKAYAQTFRRDESGATMVEYGVALLIVFTIGLVVVTTLGGEVNSIFNSVITAFTGTSAGTVN, from the coding sequence ATGATTACCAAACTTATTTCACATGCCAAGGCATATGCGCAAACGTTCCGCCGTGATGAAAGCGGCGCAACCATGGTCGAATATGGCGTGGCGCTGCTTATCGTCTTCACCATCGGCCTCGTCGTTGTCACGACACTCGGCGGTGAAGTGAACAGCATTTTTAACAGTGTCATCACTGCATTTACTGGAACCAGCGCTGGTACCGTAAACTAA
- a CDS encoding ROK family protein, producing the protein MVNMNEGLADTTGGRSGLGSNQTGLRAHNERLILSQIRDLGSAAKADIARLTGLSAQTASVIMRELENDGLLERGEPVRGKVGQPSIPMRLSPNGALFFGLKVGRRSADLLLVNFLGDVLDRVHLPYAYPEPDSTMSFVLDAVRAISSRLDPALRGRVAGMGIAIPGYLWEWARIVGVPPENMAEWRTRDIRAELDALFDFPVYLQNDASCACGAEQVFGKRDYPSEFLYFYVGHFIGGGIVINRSLFTGPTGNAGAIGPMPIPTASGVQQLVDMASLSGLEAKIIAAGEDPSPLWVDATEWSVSSAHLDPWLAEAARGLALAIGASCAVIDFEVAVIDGWLPRDVLGDLVARVQKELAIVDWAGLVVPTLMEGTIGPDARSLGAASLPLSQRFLASASGL; encoded by the coding sequence ATGGTGAACATGAACGAGGGTTTGGCGGATACGACTGGCGGGCGCAGCGGTCTTGGCTCGAACCAAACGGGCCTGCGTGCCCATAACGAGCGTTTGATCCTGTCACAGATTCGCGATCTGGGATCAGCGGCCAAAGCCGACATTGCGCGGCTCACGGGGCTTTCGGCGCAGACCGCTTCCGTCATCATGCGCGAGCTGGAGAATGACGGCCTTCTGGAGCGTGGCGAGCCGGTTCGGGGGAAGGTCGGTCAACCCTCGATCCCGATGCGGCTTTCCCCAAATGGCGCTTTGTTCTTCGGGCTGAAAGTCGGGCGCCGCAGCGCCGATCTCCTGTTGGTCAATTTCCTTGGCGATGTGTTGGATCGGGTGCATCTGCCCTATGCCTATCCCGAGCCGGACAGCACCATGTCGTTTGTTCTCGACGCCGTGCGCGCGATTTCATCGCGTCTTGATCCTGCCTTGCGCGGCCGTGTCGCCGGCATGGGCATTGCCATCCCCGGCTACCTTTGGGAATGGGCGCGGATCGTTGGTGTCCCCCCCGAGAACATGGCCGAATGGCGCACCCGTGACATTCGCGCCGAACTGGACGCGCTCTTTGATTTTCCCGTTTATCTCCAAAACGATGCATCCTGCGCATGCGGGGCTGAGCAGGTCTTTGGTAAACGCGATTATCCGTCCGAATTTCTTTATTTTTATGTCGGTCACTTCATCGGCGGCGGCATCGTCATTAACCGCAGCCTGTTTACCGGACCGACTGGCAATGCGGGGGCCATCGGCCCAATGCCGATCCCGACGGCAAGTGGCGTGCAGCAGCTTGTCGATATGGCTTCGCTCTCAGGGCTTGAGGCCAAGATCATCGCGGCTGGCGAGGATCCGTCCCCGCTTTGGGTCGATGCCACGGAGTGGTCTGTGTCGTCCGCCCATCTGGACCCATGGCTCGCGGAGGCTGCGCGCGGCTTGGCGCTGGCTATCGGGGCCTCCTGTGCGGTGATTGATTTTGAGGTGGCGGTCATCGACGGCTGGTTGCCGCGCGATGTTCTGGGTGACCTCGTGGCGCGGGTTCAGAAAGAACTCGCAATTGTCGATTGGGCCGGCCTCGTGGTCCCCACTCTGATGGAGGGGACAATCGGGCCGGATGCGCGATCCCTGGGCGCCGCCAGCCTGCCTCTGTCCCAGCGGTTCCTTGCATCCGCCAGCGGCCTCTGA